In Vibrio lentus, a single genomic region encodes these proteins:
- a CDS encoding chemotaxis protein CheV: protein MSGVLNSVDQRTKLVGENRLELLLFSLNSRQLFAINVFKVKEVLKVPVLTRLPGSHHHITGVASLRGESVPVIDLRSAIGFPPSRDETQENNLIITEYNRTVQGFLVGQVRNIVNTTWTEIQPPPKTTGRANYLTAITHIQEEEQHKIVEIIDVEKVLAEIIDYDVSISDGVLDEQLANEMVGRSVLIVDDSSTARNQIKGTLSQLGLNIIECCDGLQALNLLKGWCDEGKDINQEILLMITDAEMPEMDGYKLTHEVRTDPRMHDLFITLNTSLSGSFNEAMVEKVGCNRFISKFQPDLLVEVTQERMRQIL from the coding sequence ATGTCTGGCGTTTTAAATTCGGTTGATCAGAGAACCAAACTAGTCGGTGAAAACCGTCTGGAACTCTTGTTATTCAGCTTAAATAGTCGTCAACTATTTGCGATTAACGTATTTAAAGTGAAAGAAGTCCTAAAAGTGCCAGTGTTAACCCGCTTACCGGGCTCCCACCATCATATTACGGGCGTGGCTTCTTTGCGTGGTGAATCGGTGCCTGTTATTGATTTACGTAGTGCGATTGGCTTCCCGCCATCTCGTGATGAGACTCAAGAAAATAACTTAATCATCACCGAATACAACCGAACCGTACAAGGCTTCTTGGTTGGACAAGTGCGTAATATCGTGAATACGACGTGGACTGAAATTCAGCCGCCGCCAAAGACAACGGGTCGTGCAAACTACTTAACTGCTATCACGCACATTCAAGAAGAAGAGCAACATAAGATCGTTGAGATCATTGATGTTGAAAAGGTACTCGCTGAAATCATCGATTATGACGTTTCGATTTCTGACGGTGTTTTAGATGAGCAGCTTGCTAATGAAATGGTTGGGCGTAGTGTGCTTATCGTTGATGACTCTTCAACCGCGCGCAATCAGATCAAAGGCACCTTATCGCAACTGGGTTTGAACATTATTGAATGTTGCGATGGCCTACAAGCGCTTAATCTGCTGAAGGGGTGGTGTGACGAAGGCAAAGACATCAATCAAGAAATACTGCTGATGATCACCGATGCCGAAATGCCTGAAATGGACGGTTATAAACTGACTCATGAAGTGCGTACTGACCCTAGAATGCATGACTTGTTTATCACGCTAAATACCTCATTAAGTGGAAGTTTTAATGAAGCCATGGTTGAGAAAGTAGGGTGTAACCGCTTTATTTCTAAATTCCAACCGGATCTCTTGGTTGAAGTGACTCAAGAGCGAATGCGCCAGATTTTATAA
- the mlc gene encoding sugar metabolism global transcriptional regulator Mlc: protein MYMAQPGHIDHIKQVNAGRVYKLIDLKGPISRIELSKQSELAPASITKITRELIEAHLIHETTVQEATTRGRPAVGLQTNNEGWQFLSMRLGRGYLTIALHELGGDVLIDTKIDIHERDQEDVLARLLHEIDEFFQTYAEQLDRVTSIAVTLPGLVNSEQGIVLQMPHYNVKNLALGPEIYKETGLPVFIANDTRAWALAEKLFGHSQDNDNSVLISIHHGVGAGIILDGRVLQGRHGNIGELGHIQIEKEGKLCHCGNRGCLETVASSQAIREQVKERLANGEESTLTVFEDVTIEQICAAAAAGDPLAVEVIEQLGRYLGSAIAIVINLFNPEKILVGGVINQAKSVLYPAIQKCIEEQSLSVYHQDLELVESRFYKQATMPGAALVKQALYDGQLLMKVIEG from the coding sequence ATGTACATGGCTCAACCGGGCCATATTGATCATATCAAACAGGTCAATGCTGGTCGTGTATATAAACTAATTGACCTTAAAGGTCCTATTTCTCGTATCGAACTGTCCAAGCAAAGTGAGTTGGCTCCGGCGAGTATTACTAAAATTACCCGCGAACTTATTGAAGCCCACCTTATCCATGAGACGACGGTTCAAGAAGCCACGACTCGTGGACGTCCTGCTGTGGGTTTGCAAACCAATAATGAAGGTTGGCAGTTTCTGTCGATGCGTCTTGGTCGTGGGTATCTCACGATCGCGCTTCATGAGTTGGGTGGCGATGTACTTATCGATACTAAAATTGATATTCACGAACGTGACCAAGAGGATGTGCTTGCTCGTCTTCTTCATGAAATTGATGAGTTTTTCCAAACCTATGCGGAACAGCTCGATAGGGTAACCAGTATTGCCGTTACTCTGCCGGGCCTCGTGAATTCTGAGCAAGGTATTGTGCTGCAGATGCCGCACTACAACGTTAAAAATTTAGCGTTGGGCCCCGAGATCTACAAAGAAACAGGTCTACCGGTCTTTATTGCCAATGATACTCGAGCTTGGGCATTAGCTGAGAAGCTGTTTGGTCACTCACAAGATAACGATAATTCAGTTCTTATCTCGATTCACCATGGTGTCGGTGCTGGGATTATCCTAGATGGCCGAGTTCTACAAGGTCGTCACGGTAACATCGGTGAATTGGGTCATATTCAGATCGAGAAAGAGGGCAAGCTTTGTCATTGTGGTAACCGAGGCTGTTTAGAAACGGTGGCGAGCTCGCAGGCGATCCGTGAGCAAGTCAAAGAGCGATTAGCCAATGGTGAAGAATCAACACTTACTGTGTTTGAAGATGTCACGATTGAACAAATCTGTGCTGCCGCAGCGGCGGGTGATCCACTAGCGGTAGAAGTGATTGAACAATTAGGCCGTTACCTAGGCTCTGCGATTGCGATTGTGATTAACCTATTCAACCCTGAGAAGATCTTGGTGGGTGGTGTTATTAATCAGGCTAAAAGCGTGTTGTATCCTGCGATTCAAAAGTGTATCGAAGAGCAGAGTTTATCGGTTTACCATCAAGATTTAGAGCTGGTGGAATCTCGCTTCTATAAACAAGCAACCATGCCGGGCGCTGCGCTTGTTAAACAAGCTTTATACGATGGTCAATTATTGATGAAAGTCATTGAAGGTTAA
- the pyk gene encoding pyruvate kinase produces the protein MTSELRKTKIVTTLGPSTDKGNVLEEIIKAGANIVRMNFSHGSSDDHIQRAEKVRAIAKKFGTQIAILGDLQGPKIRVSTFKDGKIQLAVGDKFTLDSSLGLGEGNQQAVGLDYKELPNDVSAGDVLLLDDGRVQLKITEVEGCRVHTEVTIGGPLSNNKGINKKGGGLSAEALTDKDKRDIITAAQIQVDYLAVSFPRNGADMHYARQLAREAGLEAHLVAKVERAETVATVENMDDIIMASDVVMVARGDLGVEIGDPELVGVQKQLIRRARALNRTVITATQMMESMISAPMPTRAEVMDVANAVLDGTDAVMLSGETAAGDYPVETVKSMAEVCIGAEKMAGINNQSNYRIDRTFVTAEETVSMATIYSANHMEGIKGVVTLTESGRTALMMSRLSADMPIYALSRNEGTLNRCTLYRGVTPIYFETEAKDSFDIALSTLTCLKEKGHLKFGDLVIVTQGDIMDVAGSTNCMRILPVT, from the coding sequence ATGACATCAGAATTAAGAAAAACAAAAATCGTCACCACTTTAGGACCATCAACAGATAAAGGTAACGTCCTTGAAGAGATCATCAAAGCTGGCGCCAATATCGTCCGTATGAACTTCTCTCACGGCAGCAGCGATGACCATATTCAACGCGCTGAAAAAGTCCGAGCAATAGCAAAAAAGTTCGGCACTCAAATCGCAATCCTCGGCGACTTACAAGGTCCCAAGATTCGAGTGTCTACTTTTAAAGACGGTAAAATCCAACTCGCAGTAGGCGATAAGTTCACGCTCGACAGTAGCCTAGGTTTAGGTGAAGGCAATCAACAAGCCGTAGGCCTCGATTACAAAGAATTACCAAATGATGTGTCAGCTGGCGATGTGCTGTTGCTTGATGATGGTCGCGTTCAATTAAAAATCACCGAAGTTGAAGGCTGCCGCGTTCATACTGAAGTCACCATTGGTGGCCCGTTGTCGAATAACAAAGGCATCAATAAGAAAGGCGGTGGACTGTCTGCAGAAGCGCTCACCGACAAAGACAAACGAGACATCATCACCGCCGCTCAAATCCAAGTCGACTATTTGGCCGTGTCTTTCCCACGCAACGGCGCAGACATGCACTACGCTCGTCAGTTGGCGCGAGAAGCAGGATTAGAAGCTCACCTTGTCGCTAAAGTCGAGCGAGCGGAGACCGTTGCCACTGTGGAGAACATGGATGACATCATAATGGCCTCAGATGTCGTCATGGTGGCTCGTGGTGACCTCGGAGTAGAAATTGGCGACCCAGAGTTAGTTGGAGTACAAAAACAGCTTATACGCCGTGCTAGAGCGCTTAATCGAACAGTGATCACCGCAACTCAAATGATGGAATCGATGATCTCCGCGCCAATGCCAACTCGTGCAGAAGTCATGGATGTGGCCAACGCCGTACTAGACGGCACCGATGCCGTGATGCTTTCAGGTGAAACCGCAGCGGGTGATTACCCCGTTGAAACAGTGAAATCAATGGCCGAAGTCTGTATCGGCGCTGAAAAGATGGCGGGCATTAACAACCAGTCTAATTACCGTATTGACCGTACCTTTGTCACGGCCGAAGAAACTGTTTCCATGGCAACCATCTACTCTGCAAACCATATGGAAGGCATTAAAGGTGTGGTGACTCTAACCGAATCAGGCCGCACTGCTCTGATGATGTCGCGCCTAAGTGCCGATATGCCTATTTACGCCTTATCTCGTAATGAAGGAACGCTGAACCGCTGTACTTTGTATCGAGGTGTTACCCCTATCTACTTCGAGACAGAAGCCAAAGACAGCTTTGATATCGCACTGTCTACGCTCACTTGTTTGAAAGAGAAAGGACACCTTAAATTTGGTGACCTAGTGATCGTCACTCAAGGCGACATTATGGATGTGGCGGGCTCAACCAACTGCATGAGAATCTTGCCTGTCACTTAA
- a CDS encoding patatin-like phospholipase family protein has protein sequence MNSGIITNIDSAIDLDYYAKFIAGKTALVAQGGGQRSIFTAGVLDAFLLSNFDPFDEFFGTSAGALNLCAYLCRDKGLGRSFVLDLTTAPEFFNLFSYIRKRQNLGLEWALEQIMAYPYKLDLDLGRQTLGDRHFSAAVTDSKDLRDHYFPLMGEDWYKVMIATCAIPRLYNDEIFIGDSAYVDGGVSASIPVQEAWRRQARSIVVIRTEPVLEEGIELSNEIQRKHALVKAPKPISAEELEWFRESFDSVQDHWQQKVEQWKTDWTSFFQQQILRSKEQKRDRGHLDLLNGGRWLFGADDIYRLSHLIGDKFDSGLADMLMVHYQTYSLTQNFLNSPPDDAFVVQIAPSKPLKSSSLMSDKEDLLYDYDLGLEAGYRFVETYTSTENARSSHMPQLVTCAADK, from the coding sequence ATGAATAGTGGGATTATAACCAATATTGATTCGGCAATAGACTTAGATTACTACGCTAAGTTTATTGCTGGAAAAACAGCACTGGTTGCCCAAGGCGGCGGACAGCGAAGTATTTTTACGGCTGGTGTGCTGGACGCATTTCTTCTTTCTAATTTTGACCCCTTCGACGAATTCTTTGGCACCTCAGCGGGTGCGCTTAATTTGTGTGCCTATCTGTGCCGCGATAAAGGGCTAGGTCGTTCGTTTGTTCTTGATTTAACGACGGCTCCAGAATTCTTCAATCTTTTCTCCTATATACGAAAGCGCCAGAACTTAGGTTTAGAGTGGGCCTTAGAACAAATCATGGCTTACCCATACAAGCTTGATCTTGATTTGGGACGACAAACCTTAGGTGATCGCCATTTCTCTGCGGCAGTAACCGATTCAAAAGATTTACGAGACCATTATTTTCCGTTGATGGGAGAAGACTGGTACAAGGTGATGATTGCGACCTGTGCCATCCCTCGTTTGTACAATGATGAAATCTTCATTGGTGACAGTGCTTATGTTGACGGTGGCGTGTCTGCGTCTATTCCTGTGCAAGAAGCATGGCGTAGGCAAGCTCGCTCGATAGTCGTGATACGTACAGAGCCTGTGTTGGAAGAGGGGATTGAGCTATCCAATGAGATTCAACGTAAACACGCCTTAGTGAAAGCACCTAAGCCGATCTCGGCAGAAGAGTTGGAATGGTTCCGTGAGTCGTTTGATAGTGTGCAAGACCATTGGCAACAAAAAGTAGAACAATGGAAAACCGATTGGACGTCATTCTTTCAGCAGCAAATTCTTCGTTCAAAAGAGCAAAAGCGCGATAGAGGGCACCTTGATCTGCTCAATGGTGGACGATGGCTATTTGGTGCTGATGATATTTATCGTTTAAGTCATTTGATTGGCGATAAGTTTGATTCTGGCTTAGCTGACATGTTGATGGTTCATTATCAGACCTACTCATTAACTCAGAACTTTTTGAATTCCCCACCGGACGATGCGTTTGTTGTTCAAATTGCACCTAGCAAACCGCTTAAGTCGAGCTCTTTGATGAGTGACAAGGAAGACTTGCTGTACGATTACGACTTAGGGTTGGAGGCGGGTTACCGGTTTGTCGAAACCTATACTTCAACGGAAAACGCTCGCAGCTCACATATGCCCCAGTTGGTGACTTGCGCTGCTGATAAATAA
- a CDS encoding YnhF family membrane protein, with product MDHNLKNALQITVVIYTIILSFGFIAIGS from the coding sequence ATGGACCATAATCTGAAAAATGCGCTACAAATAACAGTCGTAATCTACACCATCATTCTTTCATTTGGCTTTATTGCGATTGGTAGCTAA
- the ptsG gene encoding PTS glucose transporter subunit IIBC, protein MFKNLFASLQKVGKSLMLPVSVLPVAGILLGVGAADLPFIPEIVSNLMEQAGGSVFGQMALLFAVGVALGFTNNDGVAGLAAIVGYGIMTATLGVMAGVMGVDKIDTGVLGGILVGGVAAWAFNRFFRIQLPEYLGFFAGKRAVPIITGFSAIGLAILLSVVWPPVGGAISAFSDWAAHQNPQVAFGIYGIVERSLIPFGLHHVWNVPFFFEAGTCVNAAGETQNGVLTCYLVADDASRAAGNGFGQLAGGYMFKMFGLPAAAIAIAHSAKPENRAKVMGIMASAALTSFLTGITEPIEFSFLFVAPVLYAIHALLAGSAYVLANTLGFVHGTSFSHGLIDFLVLSGNASKMGLMVVCGIAYAAIYYIVFRTVIKALDLKTPGREDESEDEIVATGTELAGELVAAFGGKENITGLDACITRLRVAVADTALVDQDKLKKLGAAGVVVVAGGVQAIFGTKSDNLKTDMDEWIRNNG, encoded by the coding sequence ATGTTTAAGAACCTTTTTGCTAGCCTGCAGAAAGTTGGTAAGTCTCTGATGCTACCAGTATCAGTTTTACCAGTTGCGGGTATTTTGCTAGGTGTCGGTGCAGCAGATCTTCCTTTCATTCCAGAAATTGTTTCAAACTTAATGGAACAAGCGGGTGGTTCAGTATTTGGTCAAATGGCACTACTGTTCGCAGTAGGTGTTGCACTTGGCTTTACTAACAACGATGGTGTAGCTGGTCTAGCTGCTATCGTTGGTTACGGCATCATGACTGCTACACTTGGCGTAATGGCTGGTGTAATGGGCGTTGATAAAATCGATACTGGTGTACTAGGTGGTATCCTAGTCGGTGGTGTTGCTGCTTGGGCATTCAACCGTTTCTTCCGTATTCAACTACCAGAGTACTTAGGCTTCTTCGCTGGTAAGCGTGCCGTGCCAATCATCACAGGTTTCTCTGCGATTGGTCTAGCAATCCTACTATCTGTAGTATGGCCACCAGTTGGCGGCGCTATCTCTGCGTTCTCTGATTGGGCTGCTCACCAGAACCCACAAGTGGCGTTTGGTATCTACGGTATCGTTGAGCGTTCTCTGATTCCATTTGGTCTTCACCACGTTTGGAACGTACCTTTCTTCTTCGAAGCTGGTACTTGTGTAAACGCTGCTGGCGAAACTCAAAACGGTGTTCTTACTTGTTACCTAGTTGCTGATGACGCATCTCGTGCAGCGGGCAATGGCTTCGGTCAGCTAGCTGGTGGTTACATGTTCAAGATGTTCGGTCTACCTGCTGCTGCAATCGCGATTGCACATTCAGCTAAACCTGAAAACCGCGCTAAAGTAATGGGTATCATGGCTTCTGCTGCGTTAACTTCATTCCTAACGGGTATCACTGAACCAATCGAATTCTCATTCCTATTCGTTGCTCCTGTACTGTACGCAATCCACGCTCTACTAGCTGGTTCTGCATACGTTCTTGCGAACACTCTAGGTTTTGTACACGGTACTTCTTTCTCACACGGTCTAATCGACTTCCTAGTTCTATCTGGCAACGCGTCTAAGATGGGTCTAATGGTTGTATGTGGTATTGCTTACGCTGCAATTTACTACATCGTATTCCGCACTGTGATTAAAGCACTTGACCTTAAAACTCCAGGTCGCGAAGACGAGTCAGAAGACGAAATCGTTGCAACTGGTACAGAGCTTGCTGGTGAGTTAGTTGCTGCATTCGGCGGCAAAGAGAACATCACTGGTCTTGACGCTTGTATTACTCGTCTGCGTGTAGCAGTAGCTGATACAGCTCTTGTTGACCAAGACAAACTGAAGAAACTAGGCGCTGCAGGTGTTGTTGTAGTTGCTGGTGGCGTACAAGCTATCTTCGGTACTAAGTCTGACAACCTTAAGACAGACATGGATGAGTGGATCCGTAACAACGGTTAA
- a CDS encoding TatD family hydrolase — MFVDSHCHLDKLDYQDLHTSVEDVVNKAKAANVDHLLSVGVTLDSFENMLEMISPFDNVKASCGVHPLDVESDFCLDRMREYASNPKVVAIGETGLDYHYQPETAELQQLRFKQHVALAVELNKPLIIHTRNAREDTLAILRDGGAEKCGGVIHCFTEDQAFAEAAMELGFYISISGIVTFRQATELKEVVKNLPLERLLIETDSPYLAPVPYRGNQNQPAYVVEVAAYIAQLKGLSMKEVAEQTTKNYQKLFLR, encoded by the coding sequence ATGTTCGTAGATTCCCATTGTCATTTAGACAAACTGGATTACCAAGATTTACACACAAGCGTAGAAGACGTGGTTAATAAAGCGAAAGCAGCAAACGTTGATCACCTCCTTTCTGTTGGTGTTACGTTGGATTCGTTTGAAAATATGCTCGAGATGATCTCGCCGTTTGATAACGTTAAGGCTTCGTGTGGCGTGCATCCTCTCGATGTTGAGAGCGACTTTTGCTTAGACAGAATGCGTGAATACGCAAGCAATCCCAAAGTGGTAGCGATTGGTGAAACTGGCTTAGATTATCACTATCAACCAGAGACAGCAGAGCTCCAACAACTGCGATTTAAGCAACACGTCGCGTTGGCAGTAGAGCTAAATAAGCCTTTGATCATCCATACTCGTAATGCGCGTGAAGATACGTTAGCTATTTTACGCGATGGTGGAGCAGAGAAGTGCGGTGGTGTGATTCACTGCTTTACTGAGGATCAAGCGTTCGCTGAAGCGGCTATGGAACTTGGCTTTTATATCTCGATCTCAGGGATCGTTACGTTTAGGCAAGCCACAGAACTTAAAGAAGTCGTAAAGAATTTACCGCTTGAACGACTGTTAATTGAGACGGATTCTCCATATTTGGCTCCTGTTCCATATCGTGGTAACCAAAATCAGCCTGCATATGTGGTCGAAGTGGCAGCTTATATTGCTCAGTTGAAAGGACTGTCAATGAAAGAGGTTGCTGAACAAACGACCAAAAACTACCAAAAACTTTTTTTGCGATAA
- a CDS encoding DNA polymerase III subunit delta': MAEVYSWLTPVWSEWKKSLDAERFPNSVIVNAPEGLGVEALVSQLTSALMCVNYESEACGFCHSCELMKSGSHPDFHVIEPEKEGKSITVDQVRASNRWAQQSSQLGGLRVILLNPAEAMNESASNALLKTLEEPASNCIFILSTRNSNHLMPTILSRCQQFNVVCPQLDAGSAWLNGEVGKTVPQYILALNDNAPLKAKAMFDQGGVEASTKALDGFVDVIKGVQPDMLKFSTELSKEPLVQLGWLWHLLSDVQKLHFGLVSEAVTPSASVLSGVMSYQSAYAASNKLLILIEQLKQHPGLNTELLIMNWLIATCEETCS; the protein is encoded by the coding sequence ATGGCTGAAGTGTATTCTTGGCTCACACCGGTATGGAGTGAGTGGAAAAAAAGTCTCGACGCAGAACGTTTTCCTAACTCTGTGATTGTTAATGCGCCTGAAGGGCTTGGCGTGGAAGCGCTGGTTAGTCAGCTCACGTCGGCACTGATGTGTGTTAACTACGAAAGTGAAGCGTGCGGCTTTTGTCACAGCTGTGAATTAATGAAGTCGGGGAGTCACCCGGATTTCCATGTGATTGAACCTGAGAAAGAAGGTAAGTCGATTACCGTTGATCAAGTGCGTGCGAGTAACCGCTGGGCTCAACAATCTTCCCAGTTAGGCGGCTTGCGTGTCATCTTGTTGAATCCGGCTGAAGCGATGAATGAATCGGCGTCTAATGCGCTGTTGAAAACGCTGGAAGAACCTGCGAGTAATTGTATTTTCATTCTTTCGACGCGCAACAGTAATCACTTAATGCCAACTATTCTTAGCCGTTGCCAGCAATTTAATGTGGTGTGCCCGCAATTGGATGCAGGATCGGCATGGTTAAATGGAGAAGTCGGTAAAACGGTTCCTCAGTACATATTGGCACTGAACGACAACGCACCTCTGAAAGCTAAAGCAATGTTTGATCAAGGTGGCGTCGAAGCTTCTACCAAAGCACTAGATGGCTTTGTGGATGTTATTAAAGGCGTTCAACCAGACATGTTGAAGTTCTCTACGGAGTTGAGTAAGGAGCCTCTGGTTCAATTAGGTTGGCTATGGCACTTACTGTCTGACGTGCAAAAGCTGCATTTTGGCTTGGTTAGTGAAGCGGTTACCCCAAGCGCTAGTGTGTTGTCGGGAGTGATGTCTTACCAAAGTGCTTATGCAGCGTCGAATAAACTATTGATATTGATTGAACAATTAAAGCAACACCCTGGGCTCAATACGGAGCTACTCATAATGAATTGGCTGATTGCCACTTGCGAGGAAACATGTTCGTAG
- the tmk gene encoding dTMP kinase gives MNQSKFIVVEGLEGAGKSTAINAIVETLKAAGVADIVNTREPGGTVLAEKMRSLVKEEHEGEKLQDMTELLLMYAARVQLVENVIKPALESGKWVLGDRHDMSSQAYQGGGRQIARTTMESLKETTLGGFKPDLTLYLDLDPRVGLERARGRGELDRIEKMDISFFDRTRERYLEIAAQDETVLVVNAQQEIEQVAADIKVALGAWLDKQ, from the coding sequence ATGAATCAGTCGAAATTTATCGTGGTTGAAGGCCTTGAAGGTGCTGGCAAAAGTACAGCTATTAATGCCATCGTTGAGACATTGAAAGCAGCTGGTGTCGCGGACATCGTTAATACTCGTGAACCCGGTGGTACCGTGCTTGCCGAGAAGATGCGCTCATTGGTCAAAGAAGAACACGAAGGCGAGAAGCTTCAAGACATGACAGAATTGCTGCTGATGTACGCGGCGCGTGTTCAATTAGTAGAAAACGTCATCAAGCCTGCACTAGAAAGTGGCAAATGGGTGTTGGGTGATCGTCATGATATGTCATCTCAAGCTTATCAAGGTGGTGGCCGTCAGATCGCACGCACTACGATGGAATCACTGAAAGAAACTACGCTAGGCGGTTTTAAGCCAGATCTAACCCTATACTTGGATCTTGACCCTAGAGTAGGGCTTGAACGCGCTAGAGGCCGTGGTGAGCTCGATAGAATCGAAAAGATGGATATCTCGTTTTTCGATCGTACGCGTGAACGTTACCTTGAGATTGCAGCACAAGATGAAACGGTTCTTGTGGTTAATGCACAGCAAGAGATTGAGCAAGTGGCTGCTGATATCAAAGTCGCGCTAGGTGCTTGGCTTGATAAACAGTAG
- the mltG gene encoding endolytic transglycosylase MltG, whose translation MIKKLFIFIILCLIAAGAAGFYVYNQAQDNLKQVIQLEKPQVVTVASGSSFNRVLAQLINEGLFEASPYEKLIRKLHPELVDVKAGTFLLEPGLTLEQALQVLVEGKEHQFTITFVEGSRFDEWLAQLKDNEFIQQTLDGVSETEIAEKLGIENEKLEGLFLAETYHYTYGTTDLDLLKRAHRDLMNVVNEEWENRADKLPLKSPYEALILASIIEKETAVASERERVSSVFVNRLNKRMRLQTDPTVIYGMGDSYKGNIRKKDLRTPTPYNTYTMSGLPPTPIAMAGKASINAALNPEKSNYLYFVASGTGGHVFSKSLTEHNRAVRAYLKQLRKNK comes from the coding sequence GTGATCAAAAAGTTATTTATTTTTATTATCTTGTGCCTAATTGCAGCCGGTGCTGCTGGGTTCTACGTTTACAACCAAGCGCAAGATAACCTGAAACAAGTTATTCAATTAGAAAAACCGCAGGTGGTTACCGTTGCTTCAGGCAGCAGCTTTAACCGCGTTCTCGCACAGCTGATTAATGAAGGCCTGTTTGAAGCGTCTCCGTACGAGAAGCTGATTCGCAAGTTACATCCTGAGCTTGTAGACGTAAAAGCGGGTACATTCCTGCTTGAGCCGGGTTTAACCCTTGAGCAAGCGCTACAAGTGCTGGTCGAAGGGAAAGAGCACCAATTCACGATTACTTTCGTCGAAGGCAGTCGTTTTGATGAGTGGCTTGCTCAGCTAAAAGATAACGAATTCATTCAACAGACGTTGGACGGTGTGTCTGAGACAGAGATCGCTGAAAAGTTGGGTATTGAAAATGAAAAGCTTGAAGGTCTTTTCTTAGCAGAAACGTATCACTACACCTATGGCACAACGGATTTAGATCTGTTGAAACGCGCCCACCGAGATCTTATGAATGTGGTGAATGAAGAGTGGGAAAACAGAGCGGATAAGCTGCCTCTTAAATCGCCTTATGAAGCGTTAATCCTTGCGTCTATCATCGAGAAAGAGACTGCTGTTGCGTCAGAACGTGAGCGTGTCTCTTCTGTGTTCGTTAACCGTCTGAACAAGCGTATGCGTTTGCAAACTGACCCAACGGTTATCTACGGCATGGGCGATAGTTACAAGGGCAACATTCGAAAGAAAGATCTACGCACACCAACGCCGTACAACACTTATACAATGAGCGGTTTACCGCCAACACCGATCGCGATGGCGGGTAAAGCGTCTATCAACGCGGCTCTGAATCCAGAGAAGAGCAACTACCTGTATTTTGTTGCGAGTGGAACAGGTGGTCACGTATTTTCAAAGAGTTTGACTGAGCATAACCGTGCAGTACGAGCTTACTTAAAGCAATTAAGAAAAAACAAATAA
- the pabC gene encoding aminodeoxychorismate lyase, producing the protein MFWVDGESQQTIDILDRSFQYGDGCFTTMLVRDGQIQHLHNHQRRVDDCLKALRISALDWDVVNLWLDNALQHIQDIDLHGTKSLDGSTNLQDKNKPHNEKAGIKLHVSRGAGGRGYSTKNIAKPTITISTFDFPSHYSAWQDSGVELGICQQALGLSPLLAGHKHNNRLEQILMKDEMDQVDKVDGVVLDISGNVIETTMANLFWRKGQTIHTPQLTQSGVAGVMRKQVLTALNQVELSVTISDYSLSQLMQADEIFMTNSILGVAPVTRISDTQFNIGTVTRSLQGQLNS; encoded by the coding sequence ATGTTCTGGGTTGATGGAGAAAGCCAACAAACTATCGATATCTTGGATCGCTCGTTTCAGTACGGAGACGGCTGTTTCACGACAATGCTTGTCCGAGATGGTCAGATTCAACATTTACACAATCATCAGCGTCGTGTCGATGATTGCCTTAAAGCGTTACGCATTTCCGCACTTGATTGGGATGTGGTTAACCTTTGGCTCGATAATGCGCTTCAACATATCCAAGATATTGATCTTCATGGGACAAAGAGCCTTGATGGTTCAACGAATCTTCAAGACAAAAACAAGCCTCACAATGAAAAAGCAGGGATTAAGCTGCACGTTAGTCGTGGGGCTGGCGGTCGTGGCTACAGTACCAAGAATATCGCCAAGCCAACGATAACCATCAGTACATTTGATTTCCCTAGTCATTATTCCGCGTGGCAAGATTCTGGTGTAGAACTCGGTATCTGCCAACAAGCATTGGGTTTGAGCCCACTGCTCGCAGGCCATAAGCACAATAATCGTCTTGAGCAGATCTTGATGAAAGATGAAATGGATCAGGTCGATAAAGTTGATGGTGTGGTGCTTGATATCTCAGGTAATGTGATTGAAACCACCATGGCCAATTTGTTTTGGCGAAAAGGGCAGACGATTCACACTCCTCAACTGACGCAAAGTGGTGTCGCCGGGGTTATGCGTAAGCAAGTGTTAACCGCGCTGAATCAGGTTGAACTTTCCGTTACAATTAGTGACTACAGCCTATCCCAGCTAATGCAAGCTGATGAAATTTTCATGACCAACTCCATTTTAGGGGTTGCCCCCGTTACCCGTATTAGTGATACCCAATTCAACATTGGAACCGTTACTCGTAGCCTTCAAGGACAACTAAACTCGTGA